From the Vulpes lagopus strain Blue_001 chromosome 15, ASM1834538v1, whole genome shotgun sequence genome, one window contains:
- the LOC121476146 gene encoding olfactory receptor 51V1-like: MSASSASIINSSIFILTGFPGLDQYYPWFSIPFSFVYAMVFLGNCLVLHVIRTEPSLHQPMFYFLAMLALTDLCMGLSTVHTVLGVLWGLNQEVSQDACIAQTYFIHGLSFIESGVLLAMAFDRFTAICNPLRYTSILTNSRVIHFMVTILMRAALSILPVIIRLKFFHYCRPHILSHSFCLHQDLLRLACSDIRFNSFYALALVICALLLDAVLILISYVLILHTVLAIASQEERLKSLQTCVSHICAVLVFYIPIIGLTMVHRFGKHLSPSVHVLMGNIYILFPPLMNPIIYSVKTQQIRGRMKKWFSLKM; the protein is encoded by the coding sequence ATGTCTGCTTCTTCTGCTTCCATTATCAATTCCTCCATATTCATTCTCACTGGCTTCCCTGGCCTAGACCAGTACTACCCCTGGTTTtcaattcccttttcttttgtcTATGCTATGGTCTTTCTGGGAAACTGCCTGGTGCTGCACGTGATCAGGACTGAGCCGAGCCTGCACCAGCCCATGTTCTACTTCCTGGCCATGCTGGCCCTCACCGACCTGTGCATGGGGCTGTCCACAGTGCACACGGTGCTGGGGGTCTTGTGGGGGCTCAATCAAGAAGTCAGTCAGGATGCCTGCATTGCCCAAACTTACTTCATCCATGGTCTGTCCTTCATAGAGTCTGGAGTCCTTCTTGCCATGGCCTTTGATCGCTTCACTGCAATCTGCAATCCTCTGCGCTACACATCCATCCTGACCAACAGTAGAGTCATTCATTTCATGGTGACCATTCTGATGAGGGCTGCTTTGTCCATTCTCCCGGTCATCATTCGCCTGAAGTTCTTCCATTACTGCCGcccccacatcctctcccactCTTTCTGCCTGCACCAGGACCTACTCCGGCTGGCCTGCTCTGACATCCGCTTCAACAGCTTCTATGCCCTGGCTCTGGTGATTTGTGCCTTGCTGTTGGATGCTGTGCTCATTCTCATCTCCTACGTTCTCATCTTGCACACAGTGCTGGCGATTGCATCCCAGGAGGAGAGGCTCAAGTCCTTGCAGACCTGTGTGTCCCACATCTGTGCTGTCCTGGTCTTTTACATCCCCATCATTGGCCTCACCATGGTGCACCGCTTTGGAAAGCATCTCTCACCTTCTGTTCATGTCCTTATGGGCAATATCTATATTCTTTTCCCACCCCTGATGAATCCCATCATTTACAGTGTAAAGACCCAGCAGATCCGGGGCAGGATGAAGAAGTGGTTTTCCCTGAAAATGTAG